A single region of the Silene latifolia isolate original U9 population chromosome 8, ASM4854445v1, whole genome shotgun sequence genome encodes:
- the LOC141596519 gene encoding histone-lysine N-methyltransferase ASHR2-like codes for MAEVENQLALPNALSLVNIEGKGRGLVASQPLKGGQVILRDSPILTYSAYPLKRRDQEGDSSCLRYCVQCCKTLNPSGSTAAALTCSSCSHSDDASFCSAKCQSLAISLTHSPWACQALRYLRNCYVLVDQQPDERQVQARYLVAAYNLAMYSPSTFQTLLSLEGSGTQDVDRNSAILLNSIISSLPFPEGMSSPTVEMTASLLSKDRCNAFGLMEPFSENGGRTVRAYAIYPHASFFNHDCLPNACRFDYIDSAANGNTDMIIRMIHDVPQGREICLSYFPVNLSYPERQKRLLDDYGFSCVCDRCKVEANWSHEDDEGEDETMEEDEGEMESGGENDEVEDEGNDDFPHAYFFVRFVCDKENCAGTLAPLPPLNGNPRDIMECNVCGNLKREVF; via the coding sequence ATGGCAGAAGTAGAAAACCAGCTGGCGTTACCAAATGCTCTTAGCCTGGTAAATATTGAGGGGAAAGGAAGAGGTCTGGTTGCCTCTCAACCCCTAAAAGGCGGCCAAGTCATTTTGCGAGACTCCCCCATCCTAACCTACTCGGCTTATCCTCTTAAACGCCGAGACCAAGAGGGTGACTCCTCTTGTTTAAGATACTGTGTGCAATGCTGTAAGACTTTGAACCCATCTGGTTCCACTGCAGCAGCATTGACATGCTCATCATGCTCTCATTCTGATGATGCTAGCTTTTGTTCTGCAAAATGTCAATCTCTGGCTATCAGCTTGACTCACTCACCGTGGGCATGTCAAGCTCTAAGATATCTGAGAAACTGCTATGTACTTGTGGATCAACAGCCTGATGAACGCCAAGTCCAGGCCCGATACCTGGTTGCTGCTTACAATCTAGCAATGTATTCTCCGTCCACTTTTCAGACTCTTCTATCACTTGAAGGAAGTGGGACTCAGGATGTTGATCGCAACTCCGCTATATTACTAAACTCTATCATCTCATCACTACCATTTCCCGAAGGGATGTCTTCTCCAACAGTGGAAATGACGGCGTCTCTACTTTCCAAGGACCGCTGCAATGCCTTTGGACTAATGGAACCTTTCTCGGAAAATGGAGGAAGAACCGTGAGAGCTTATGCTATCTATCCACATGCTTCATTTTTTAATCATGATTGTTTGCCAAATGCATGTCGATTTGATTATATCGATAGTGCAGCCAATGGAAACACTGACATGATTATCCGGATGATACATGATGTGCCCCAGGGTCGGGAGATATGTTTGAGTTACTTTCCCGTCAACCTAAGCTACCCTGAAAGGCAAAAAAGATTGTTAGATGATTATGGTTTTTCATGCGTTTGTGATCGTTGCAAGGTTGAGGCTAATTGGTCTCACGAGGATGATGAAGGTGAGGACGAGACAATGGAGGAGGATGAAGGAGAAATGGAGTCCGGCGGGGAGAATGATGAGGTTGAGGATGAAGGAAACGATGACTTTCCTCATGCTTACTTTTTTGTGAGATTTGTGTGTGACAAGGAGAATTGTGCTGGCACTTTGGCTCCCTTGCCACCTTTGAATGGTAATCCCCGCGATATCATGGAGTGCAATGTTTGTGGCAATTTGAAGCGAGAAGTTTTTTAG
- the LOC141596518 gene encoding 26S proteasome non-ATPase regulatory subunit 11 homolog, with translation MSNYPATTESIAQALEAKTAAESISILYKVLEDPSSSSEALRIKEQAITNLTDLLRKENRAQDLCNLLTQLMGFFSTIPKAKTAKIVRGIMDAVAKIPNTTELQITLCKEMVQWTRDEKRTFLRQRVEARLASLLMETQEYSEALALLAGLVKEVRRLDDKLLLVDIELLESKLHFSLRNLPKAKAALTAARTAANAIYVPPAQQGTIDLQSGILHAEEKDYKTAYSYFYEAFEAFNALEDPRAVYSLKYMLLSKVMVNQADDVAGIISSKAGLQYLGPELDAMKAVADAYSKRSLKLFEAALANFKAQLEEDPIVHRHLSSLYDTLLEQNLCRLIEPFSRVEIDHIAELIELPVDHVERKLSQMILDKKFAGTLDQGAGCLVIFDDPKTDAIYEATLDTIANVGKVVDSLYVRSAKIA, from the exons ATGTCTAACTACCCTGCAACCACCGAGTCGATTGCTCAGGCTTTAGAAGCTAAAACCGCAGCGGAATCTATCTCTATCCTTTATAAAGTCCTTGAAGATCCTTCCTCATCTTCCGAGGCCTTGCGTATAAAGGAGCAGGCTATTACAAATCTCACCGACCTTCTTAGGAAGGAAAATCGGGCTCAGGATCTATGCAACCTTCTAACCCAATTGATGGGTTTTTTCTCAACAATCCCAAAGGCTAAAACTGCAAAAATCGTTCGTGGAATAATGGATGCCGTGGCTAAGATACCAAATACTACTGAACTTCAGATAACCCTCTGCAAAGAGATGGTGCAGTGGACTCGGGATGAGAAGCGTACTTTTCTTCGCCAAAGGGTTGAGGCCCGGCTTGCTTCTCTATTGATGGAGACACAGGAATACTCTGAAGCCTTGGCGCTCCTGGCAGGCCTGGTAAAGGAAGTAAGGAGGTTAGACGACAAGCTCCTTCTCGTTGATATTGAGTTGTTGGAGAGTAAGCTTCATTTCTCCTTAAGAAACCTTCCCAAAGCCAAGGCCGCCCTAACGGCAGCTAGAACAGCCGCCAATGCTATTTATGTTCCCCCAGCTCAACAAGGGACCATAGACTTACAAAGTGGAATACTGCATGCCGAGGAAAAAGACTACAAAACCGCATATTCCTACTTTTATGAAGCATTTGAAGCCTTCAATGCCCTTGAAGACCCAAGGGCAGTGTACAGCTTGAAATACATGCTTCTGTCTAAAGTCATGGTGAACCAAGCTGATGACGTGGCAGGAATAATATCTTCCAAAGCAGGCTTGCAGTACTTGGGCCCAGAGCTCGATGCCATGAAAGCTGTAGCCGATGCTTACTCGAAGCGTTCATTGAAATTGTTTGAGGCTGCTCTGGCGAACTTTAAAGCCCAACTAGAAGAAGATCCAATCGTCCACCGACATCTCTCTTCCCTTTACGACACTTTGTTGGAACAAAACCTTTGCAG GTTGATTGAGCCTTTCTCAAGAGTCGAGATTGACCACATAGCTGAACTAATCGAACTCCCGGTTGACCATGTGGAGAGGAAGCTATCTCAGATGATCTTAGATAAGAAGTTTGCTGGTACCCTCGATCAAGGTGCAGGATGCCTTGTTATTTTTGACGATCCCAAGACCGATGCCATATATGAGGCAACGCTTGATACTATTGCAAATGTCGGGAAGGTTGTGGATAGCCTCTATGTTCGATCTGCCAAAATTGCTTAG